CCCGGCGGCCGCCCTGGGTTACGCGTTCCTCACGGCGTCCCACCTGGCCCGCGGCGACTTTGCGGCTGCGGTCAACGCGATGGACCTGGCGCTCGCGACCGCACCGTTAAGAGGCAGTCGGCGCTTCCAGGCGGTTTACCTCAGCAGCACCCGTATGAAGCTGTGGTTGGCGACGGGCATGCATGACCGTGCGCGGCTGTGGTGTCGCGAGTTGGACGAGAACCCCGCTTCCTCCGCACTTTATGAACGCGAGTGCGATGATGTGGCGAAGGCCCGCTACCTCGTGACCAGCGGAGCACCGGACGACGCGGTGCAGCTCCTTGCAGGGTACCTTCCGGGCGCCCTGGAGGAGCAACGGGGGCACAATGCGTTGGAGATGCTGCTGCTGAGTGCGGTTGCCCAGCAGCAACGAGGTGACCGCCAATCAGCGCTGAACACCACGTTCCAGGCAGTCCAATTGGACACGCCGAACCACCACGTGCAGCTGTTCCTGGATGAAGGGCCGGTCATGCGCGACCTGCTCATGGAACTTCGTGACCGGCGACCGGAGAACCTCGACTTGGAGTACCTCTCCACGCTGATCTCGAACTTCGCTCCCGCACCCGCCGAGAACCTGGCGAGCACGAACGAAGATCCGCGGGGGTTCCATGCCAAACGCTCACAGAATCAGGCCGCGAGCGGCAGCTTGAGCCTGCGCGAAATAGACGTGCTTCGCTTGCTGGGACGTGGAATGACCAATGAGGACATTGCCCATGAGCTGGACATTTCGCTTCCGACCGTGAAGACGCATGTCAGTAACGTCTTGCTGAAGCTGGACGCGCGCAACCGTACCCAGGCCGTCGCGCGCGCTCAACAGTTGCAACTGCTCGACCACGGTGATGGAAGCGTCGGGATGGGCCGCTGAAGGGTCAAGCTCGGTGAAGCCGACCGCTGGCATACCCATTGCGCACGTCGAGCGAGGGGCTTGATTCGAGCCGCGAGGCACGCTCTTGGAACGCTTCACGCGGACTTTCCCGGTCAGCATGAAGCGTTCTGCCAACTCAATCTGGGCAGTGTCGATTTCTCCAGCGTTCGAGCTGATGGTTGAGTCGCAGCTCAACCGCTTCCGGCCGGGCACGAAACGCCCGGGACTGATTTCCGCGTCAGATGAGCTTGCCCCGGTTATGCGGCTCGTCCGCGATCTCGATGCAGCCGGTGCGGCGGCGAACGGGACGTACCGGCGCAGGATCTCGAGCGATCCCCACCCCTCCAGCTGGCACTTCACACCTTTCACCGTGTTGGCCATGCCCTCCACACGGCCCCCCATCCCCATAGGCGAACGGCTCACGGGCGTATGTCGAGGTCGGAAGGAAGCGCTCCAGGACGCTTTCTCCTAGGTCGGGCACACCGTGTCAGGAGCTGCACCGAGATCACGGAAGTGCCGCAAAATCGAGGTCCTCCCAGTACGGCACCGACCTTGCGAGGGCCAGCGAACTGTTGGTTTTGCATCCACCCGGCCGAAAGTTCGGCGGAGAGCGACAGGACCGGGACATGTGAGTCAGCCTTTCTCCTAGTGGAGTGCGCTCGGAGCGACTGCGCTTCATCGAAACGATCGAGGACCCAAGCGAGGCGCCGAGTTTGATACCGGGATGGAGCTGGAACATCGGCCTGCTGCGTTGCGAGAGGTTGCCGGGGCCGCGTCAGGAGATGGTAAGGGCAATGTTGAGGGCTGAGGGCTGTTGTTCATGCAGTCGGTGCGCCTGCACTGCGGCAGCGAGGGGAAACGTTTCGTCCACGTCGACTTGCCATAGTCCCTGCTCGATCAGTTGCGTCACATATTCCAGTTGAAAGCCACCAGGGTGAATCTGAAGGGAAGTGACCTGCGGGTGCGGTGGACCGGACGAAAGGCCGTTCAAGAGCTCCACGATGCGCGCGCCGGGCTTCAAAACGCGAAGCGTGGGTTCAAGGGAACCTCCTCCGATCAGGAGCGCGCCGTCCAACATCAAGCCCCCCTCAGCCGGGCCGACGACGCGAAGACCCTGCTCGCCAGCGAGGAGCGCGGCGAGGGTGACGACACGGGCCGATGTCGAGATGATCGCCAGGTGCGCTCCGGGGTTGAGGTGCAAGGTATCCAAGCCCTGTATGACGGCGAGCGCTTCGGCGGGAACAGTAGCGGCCGCGGCGTGGGAGATGTTCCTGGGTTTGAATGCCACGTCCAGCATGGGGACGCTGATGTACTCCGCGTACGCCCCAGATCTCTGCGGAGAGCCAGCCATGCCGTACACGAGGTCGCCCCGGCGGAAACGCGTGACGTTCACGCCCAGGGTGTCGACCACGCCTGAGAACGCCCACCCGAGGATGGCCGGAAACGTCAGCACCGCGGCCCCTGAACCGAACCCTCGGCGCGTCGCGCAGTCCACGGCGTTCACATCCGCCGCCTGGACACGCACGAGCACCTCGTGCGGGGCGGGTTTGGGCCTGGAGCGCCGCTCCAGGTGAAGCACTTCCGGCCCCCCGAACTTACGAATCACCATGGCCTTCATCACTGCCGGTAACGGTCCGCCTCATGCTAAACCGCTCACCTCCTCTCCAATACGGTGCGCTTGAACACTCACTGCTGTCATCGGGCGAAAGGTTGAATGGTCGGTTCGTCGGGTCATACCAATGGGTGAACCAACTGCGGTACACGCGTTACTCGGTGGACGGTTTTCTATCAGGGCTCCGGGGGGATGTAACCAAGGCTGCGAGCCTTGGCCACCGTTTGCGTTCGGTTCTTGGAATGGAGCTTGGACGACAGGTTGTGCACATGACTTTTCACGGTGTGGAGGCTCAGGTCAAGGTGACGGGCGATGTCGTCGTTCGACAGTCCGCGCGCCAACAAGGCGAGGACGTCCATTTCACGGGCAGTCAGGGGGAGGGGATGATGCGCCCCGACGTGCATCTCCGGGCTTGCCGGGGCTGGAGTCGGTGTCGTCGGCTGGAAGGCTCCCAGCAGTGCCGTGAGGTACGCCGCTGGGACGTCCCGGGCGCGCTCCCGCTGCAGGAGCGCGAGCAGTTCGGCCATGCCCGATCCTTCGTTCAGGAATCGGCGGACGTATCCCTGAGGCTCGCCTTGTCGGACGGCCAGCGTCACTGCATCAAGTGCATCTGGGAGGGCGCCGCGCTGGTGGTGTGCCCCGGCTTGAAGCATGCGCGCCTCCAGCACATGCTCTCCTCGGCCCTGCTGAACGGCGTGAGTCACGACCGGTTCGAGCAGGTCCAGCACACGTTCAGGCTGGTGGAGAGCCAGCAGGACCCGCGCCCGAGTGAGATCAAGGCGTTCGCGGACCATCACGGATGTGGGATGCGGGGCCCGTTCCTGGCTGTCCGCCCATATTCGCGCGGTGGACAACTGGCCGGTCAGGAGCCACAGGCGAACTTGCAGGGGGGTCAGCCACAACGTGTGCTGAAACGTGCTAACCCGGTGGCCCGCGATCTGCGAGATGCGCTCGATAACGAGGCTCGCGGAGTCATACTCGCCGCGCGCGACCTGCACATGCGCAAGCACGACCAAGCCGAATTCCGCGACGCTGGTGTAGCAGCGGTGCTCGGCCAGGTGAATCCCCTGCTCCACTGCCTCGAGCGCAGCGTCCAGCTCGTTTCGTTCCAACAGCAGCAGGCCCCGGAGCACACTGGAGTACCCAACGGAAGCGACGTTGAGAGGTGGCATGCCCGGGCGCGCCAAATCCTCCAGGAAACGCCACGCATCTCGCGGTTGACCGCTCATGTACCGGTAGAGCGCCGCAGTCAGGTTGAACAGCAGCCCAACTCCGATCTGCCCGTTCTGCTCCGCCATGAGCGCTGCACGAGTGGACAGGCCGTGCGCGAGCAGCAACTGGCCGTTGATCAGGGCTGCCAGGCTGTGGGCGTACACGGCCAGGGTGCGGTTCGGAAAGCCCTCCTCGGGCAGCAGGCGTGAAGCTTCGTCCGCCAACGCCCGGGTCCGTGGTTCATCCCCGGCAAGGCCGGCCAGGATCGCTTGGTATGCGGCGATGAACCCCAGGGTCAGGCCCCGGTCCTCGGCAGTCATCATGGGGAGGCCGGAATGCTGTTGCAGAGACTTTACGCGGTCTTCCAGCGTGCGCAGCCAGGTCCGCACGGCATGATGCTGGCCGCTGTAAATCAGGGCGTTCACGTACGGACACCACAGTGCGTTGTGGCTGAAGATCAGGTCCGTTGGGATCTGCTCAAACCACCGGAGCAGCTTGGGCATCAACGAGGACTCCATAAGTTGTGGTGCAGGTACGGTCGCGAGCAAGGCCACGGCGCGCTCGAAACGCCCCGCCTGCAGGGCATGAGCCACGGCCGAGAACGTGTCGCCGTGTTCGGCAAACCAGAGGCTGGCCCGGTCGTGCAGCGCCTGGTGGAGCACTGCCGGTTGTTGGTTCAACCGGCTCAGCAACGCCTCCCGGAACAAGGTGTGGTAGCGAAACCAGGCGCGCTGCCCATCCAAGGCGAGCAGGAACAGCTGGTTGCGTTCCAGTTCGTTCAGCATGCGCTCGCTGTCGTGGCGTTCCAGCACGGCGTCGCACAGTGGAGCGCTGAGGCATTCGAGCAACGCGGAGTGCAGCAGGAAATGTTGTACCTCCCCGGGTTGTTGCCGGAGCACCTCATCCATCAGGTAAGTGAACACATTGTGGTGCGAACCGCGGAGGTCCTTGAGCACCTCGGCAACTTCACGCCGACCTTGCAATGAAATCGCCAGCAGTTGAAGACCCACCGGCCAGCCCTCAGTCCGCAAGTGAAGCTCATGAGCGGTGGCTGGGTCAATTGGCTGGCCAGAAACGCACTCGAGCAGCGCCTGCGTTTCCTGCGGCGTGCAGCGCAAGTCCTCGAGTCCGAGCTCGTTGACGTGTCGGTTCGCTCTGAGCCGTGCGAGCGAGAAGGACGGTTCCGCGCGAGTAAGCAGCGCGAGATGCAATGACAGGGGCAAATGCTCGAGCAAGAACGCCAGCGACCGGGTGGTGACCGGGTCCGTGACGTGGTGGTAATCGTCGAGCATCAGCACCACCCGTTGATTCTCATGGATGACTGCGTTGATCAGCAGCGTCAGGATGTCCTCAAGGGGTGGGTACGCGGACCGGGTGAGTACTTCCAGGGCTCGAGCGGCTCTTCCCGGCAGACAACGGTCGATGGCCGTCAGTGCGTACCGCCAGAACTGCACGGGATTGTTGTCGTACTCGTCGAGAGACACCCACACGACGCGGGTTGGGCGGGCGTCCAGACGGTCGTGCAATGCTTCCGCCCAGGCGGAAGCAGCGGTGGTTTTCCCAAAGCCAGGCGGTGCCTTGATCAACGTCAACTTCCGGTCTAGCCCCTCGCACAACTGCTCGATGAGTCGCAGGCGCGGCACGGTCGGTGACGCCACCCTCGGCGCGCGGAGCTTCACGTCCAGTAGAGGTTCTAACTTGAACATACTGGCCTTACGGGTTGCCCCACGTGCCCTCCCGGTGGTGTGCTGGCCGTACCCGAGGGCATGTGCATATCAACCTACGGTCGAATAGGCTCAGAGTCGTCGAACTGGGCGACGGCCCCGGCCATGCGGATGAAGACCTGGCGCATGCTCTGCCCGTACGGATAGAAGTCCGCCTTCTCCCCCCGCTCCCACTTCGCCCGCATCTCCGGCGTGTCGATCTGGTAGTCCGGCCGGATGCGCTGGGTGATGCTCCGCAAATCCTGGTGCAACTCCGCCGTCGAGGGCCGGCCCCAGTACCAGTACCCGTTGTAGATCTTGTAGATCCTCAGCCCCGGTTCCAGCACGAAAGTGTGCGGGATCATCGGGTTGTTGTGCGGGTCGGTGTACTCCTGGATGCCCAGGTCCTGCTGCAAGATGCGCTCCGGGTCGTGCAGGAAGGGCCAGTGGGCGCCCACCCCCAGCCGCAGGTCGTTGCTGAGGATCAGGCTCTCGGCCGTGATGGTCACGATGCGGGTGAAGCCCACATCACACTGGGCGGAGAAGCGGACGAGTTCCATGAGCTGCTGGCGGTCCTTGGGGCAGTACACGCCCCGGCCCAGCATCAGGATCATGGGGTCACGGCCCTGCAGGAAGGAGAGCTTGCGCTTCACCCCGGTCTGGTCGGGCAGCTCGTAGTCGGGAAAGATTGCTCCTGGCTGGATGTCCTCGCGCATATTCCCTCCTGGTCTTCCTGAACGCGGGTCCCTTCCGGAGCAACGACTCAGTGCTATGCCTTTTCAAGGGAGGGCCAGTAAAGCGAAGAGGAGCTGTCATGATGGGCTATCTGTAACAGCAGGCTAACGACAAGCGGTCGGGTCCGGATGAGTCATGCTGTTTCCGTCTATCTTCCACAAAATCATGTATTAGACGTGCGCCTCTCTTCATCTTTACGGTGACGTTGAGCCTCGTGTAGCGGGGCCGACCGCGCCACTGACGAGAGGAGCTGAGCATGACGTCCAGCATCCAGACTGAAGCCCGCTCTAACGCGCAACTCAGGCCCTTGGAGAGCACCACACAGCAGTTCATTGATGCACTCGCTTATGCACGCCAACTTGCAGCAGCGGGCGTACGCACCACGATGGTTCGGTACCTCGGCACCATTCACGACTTCATGAGGCTGAACGCCTTGAGGGAAACGCCTGCCCAGCGGGAAGCCGTCCGGCAGGCTGGCGCAGCCATGAAACGAGCGCTTCAGTGACCCCAGCCACTCCCCACATTCAGTCCTGGTCAAGAGGTCGGGTGGGCACGGCCATAATGTCCCTTGTCTTCCCAGGAAAACCTTGGTGCCGTTCCCCCCCGCTGTCGGCCTCGGCTGTGCGCTCAGTGAGGGCGGGGCGGTCAAAGGGACCTCTCCCTGGCTCCCAGGGGCTCTTCCACGCCGCACTCCGCAATCATGAGCTCCGGGTTCCGGTACAGGAGCCATCGCTTGGGTTGGCCCGGATAAGTCCAATACAGCTCAACACGGAAGGAGAGGTTCGACAAGCCCTTTCCTGTGGCTCTTCGACGATGCGCGCCCACCTTACCCCTGTGGAGCGGAGGGGACGCGTTGCGAGACCTTACCGGAGGGCACGAGCGCTTGCCGGTGCCCCTAGGCCTGGTTCGATTCTGGACCACCTTGCTTCACAGCAACAAAGACTGCGCCGGACAGTCCTTCGGCTCCATCAGCCATGGTCACTACACGGAGGGTATCGTCATGACACCACCTGACAAAGGGCTTTCACGCCGTCAGATGCTGCAAACCTCGGCCATGTCGCTCGCCGCGCTGTACCTGAGCAGAGCCTCAGGTCTCGTCAACGCACACTCCGCGAACACTACCGCACGGAGGAACGCCATGACCCAGAACACCGCAACCGACAAGCCCACCGTCGTCCTCGTCCACGGCGCGTTCGCCGAATCGGCCAGTTGGAATGACGTCGTGAGTACGCTGCTGGGCGCCGGTTACCCGGCCGTGGCCCTTGCCAACCCCCTGCGGGGTGTCAAGTACGACTCGGACTACCTCGCTGGCTTCCTGAAAACCGTCCAGGGTTCCGTCGTGCTGGTGGGCCACTCCTACGGCGGTGCGGTGATCACCGCCGCGGTCTCGGACGCGTCCAAGGTGAAGGCCCTCGTCTACGTCGATGCCTTCGCGCCCGAACAGGGTGAGACCCCAGGCGACTTGACCGCGCGCTTCCCGGGCAGCACCCTCGTGCCGACGCTCGCCCCGCCGATCCCCCTGGGCGACGGGACCAACGACCTGTACATCAAGCAGACCGATTACCGCGCGCAGTTCTGCGCGGACGTGCCGGAAGCCCAGGCGGCGCAGATGGCCGTCACCCAGCGGCCCATCGTGGACCGGGCGTTCACTGAGAAGGCGGGCCCCAATCCGGCGTGGAAGGCCATTCCGTCGTGGTTCATCTTCGGGGAACTCGACAAGAACATTCCGCCCGCAGCCCACCGCTTCATGGCCGGGCGGGCCAAGGCCAGGGAAACGGTCGAGGTCAAGGGCGCTTCCCACGTGGCCGGGGTTTCGCACCCCGGTACGGTGGCGGCCATGATCCTGCGGGCGGCGCAGACCGTGACAGCCCCAACCATGGCGGCCCAAACTACAGGCTAGACGTCACGCTCTTCATTCCAAGTTCGCATTCGTGTCCGTCCGGTCCACCGGCCTCCAGTTGCTCGCGACAGGTCAAACGCTGATCTGCCTCGCTACCCTCAACAAAGACCAGGGTGGTGTTGCCGAATCCGGGTGGAGCCGCCCCAATGAGGGTCAATTTTCGCTTCAGACCACTTTGCAGCACCTCATTAAGTCCTGGGTGCTCCACCAACGCCTGAGTAATGTGCAGAACGTGGAACTTCAGGGTCAGCAAATGTTCCCTCTCTTGCATAGTTCCCCTCACAAACTGTTGCGCCAGGGTACCTCGTGAGGCGCAAGGCTACGGCAGAACTTGA
This sequence is a window from Deinococcus apachensis DSM 19763. Protein-coding genes within it:
- a CDS encoding alcohol dehydrogenase catalytic domain-containing protein encodes the protein MKAMVIRKFGGPEVLHLERRSRPKPAPHEVLVRVQAADVNAVDCATRRGFGSGAAVLTFPAILGWAFSGVVDTLGVNVTRFRRGDLVYGMAGSPQRSGAYAEYISVPMLDVAFKPRNISHAAAATVPAEALAVIQGLDTLHLNPGAHLAIISTSARVVTLAALLAGEQGLRVVGPAEGGLMLDGALLIGGGSLEPTLRVLKPGARIVELLNGLSSGPPHPQVTSLQIHPGGFQLEYVTQLIEQGLWQVDVDETFPLAAAVQAHRLHEQQPSALNIALTIS
- a CDS encoding LuxR C-terminal-related transcriptional regulator, which encodes MFKLEPLLDVKLRAPRVASPTVPRLRLIEQLCEGLDRKLTLIKAPPGFGKTTAASAWAEALHDRLDARPTRVVWVSLDEYDNNPVQFWRYALTAIDRCLPGRAARALEVLTRSAYPPLEDILTLLINAVIHENQRVVLMLDDYHHVTDPVTTRSLAFLLEHLPLSLHLALLTRAEPSFSLARLRANRHVNELGLEDLRCTPQETQALLECVSGQPIDPATAHELHLRTEGWPVGLQLLAISLQGRREVAEVLKDLRGSHHNVFTYLMDEVLRQQPGEVQHFLLHSALLECLSAPLCDAVLERHDSERMLNELERNQLFLLALDGQRAWFRYHTLFREALLSRLNQQPAVLHQALHDRASLWFAEHGDTFSAVAHALQAGRFERAVALLATVPAPQLMESSLMPKLLRWFEQIPTDLIFSHNALWCPYVNALIYSGQHHAVRTWLRTLEDRVKSLQQHSGLPMMTAEDRGLTLGFIAAYQAILAGLAGDEPRTRALADEASRLLPEEGFPNRTLAVYAHSLAALINGQLLLAHGLSTRAALMAEQNGQIGVGLLFNLTAALYRYMSGQPRDAWRFLEDLARPGMPPLNVASVGYSSVLRGLLLLERNELDAALEAVEQGIHLAEHRCYTSVAEFGLVVLAHVQVARGEYDSASLVIERISQIAGHRVSTFQHTLWLTPLQVRLWLLTGQLSTARIWADSQERAPHPTSVMVRERLDLTRARVLLALHQPERVLDLLEPVVTHAVQQGRGEHVLEARMLQAGAHHQRGALPDALDAVTLAVRQGEPQGYVRRFLNEGSGMAELLALLQRERARDVPAAYLTALLGAFQPTTPTPAPASPEMHVGAHHPLPLTAREMDVLALLARGLSNDDIARHLDLSLHTVKSHVHNLSSKLHSKNRTQTVAKARSLGYIPPEP
- a CDS encoding redoxin domain-containing protein — protein: MREDIQPGAIFPDYELPDQTGVKRKLSFLQGRDPMILMLGRGVYCPKDRQQLMELVRFSAQCDVGFTRIVTITAESLILSNDLRLGVGAHWPFLHDPERILQQDLGIQEYTDPHNNPMIPHTFVLEPGLRIYKIYNGYWYWGRPSTAELHQDLRSITQRIRPDYQIDTPEMRAKWERGEKADFYPYGQSMRQVFIRMAGAVAQFDDSEPIRP
- a CDS encoding alpha/beta hydrolase — encoded protein: MTSSIQTEARSNAQLRPLESTTQQFIDALAYARQLAAAGVRTTMVRYLGTIHDFMRLNALRETPAQREAVRQAGAAMKRALQ
- a CDS encoding alpha/beta fold hydrolase, whose protein sequence is MTQNTATDKPTVVLVHGAFAESASWNDVVSTLLGAGYPAVALANPLRGVKYDSDYLAGFLKTVQGSVVLVGHSYGGAVITAAVSDASKVKALVYVDAFAPEQGETPGDLTARFPGSTLVPTLAPPIPLGDGTNDLYIKQTDYRAQFCADVPEAQAAQMAVTQRPIVDRAFTEKAGPNPAWKAIPSWFIFGELDKNIPPAAHRFMAGRAKARETVEVKGASHVAGVSHPGTVAAMILRAAQTVTAPTMAAQTTG